A single window of Sporosarcina sp. FSL W7-1349 DNA harbors:
- a CDS encoding diguanylate cyclase domain-containing protein → MTNSSAGIEGMELKPTMDEYQLVWENTNDAIFILRVDGAVIQANPALTEILGWSLEEIEGNARPPFFTDDFTVEKHQKQLDVLRSGQNIANYETQRKHKDGTIRDVLASYRAINKGHILAVAMYKDITEEKRIKHKLGIAESCYRTLVDYSPDAILVQHGDKVSFANPAAIKLLGAESLHQIIGKSIGDFIEPAQTNGKSRFSEVVRDVEMGETEPQIERLVRFDGTKIWTEITAIPVTYDGEVVIQAILRDVTVRKYYEDQLTYMATYDPMTGVFNRSSFIMDLDQAIEQANESGATFAVLYIDMDKFKAINDSLGHGVGDEMLIQFAKRLEENVRSMDRVGRVGGDEFLILLWDIAKEKIEVIVKRMLTHLSKPYLIQGNEIHSTSSIGIAMYPADGNDSATLIHNADQALYRAKEKRNHFEFY, encoded by the coding sequence ATGACTAATTCTTCTGCTGGGATCGAAGGTATGGAACTAAAACCGACAATGGATGAGTATCAACTGGTTTGGGAAAACACGAACGATGCGATTTTCATTTTACGTGTTGACGGGGCGGTCATCCAAGCAAATCCGGCCTTAACGGAAATTTTAGGTTGGAGTTTAGAAGAGATTGAAGGTAATGCCAGGCCTCCTTTTTTCACAGATGACTTCACTGTAGAAAAACATCAAAAGCAACTGGATGTATTGAGAAGCGGGCAAAACATCGCAAATTACGAAACGCAACGAAAGCATAAGGATGGCACGATTAGGGATGTCTTGGCGTCTTACCGTGCGATTAATAAAGGCCATATATTAGCCGTGGCGATGTATAAGGACATCACGGAGGAAAAGAGGATCAAACATAAACTTGGGATTGCGGAAAGTTGTTACCGAACATTAGTGGACTATTCCCCGGACGCGATTTTAGTTCAACATGGTGATAAAGTATCCTTTGCGAATCCAGCAGCGATAAAGCTGTTGGGTGCTGAAAGCCTTCATCAAATTATCGGAAAGTCCATCGGTGATTTCATCGAGCCGGCACAAACAAATGGGAAAAGCCGTTTTTCAGAGGTGGTTCGCGACGTGGAAATGGGGGAAACAGAGCCGCAGATTGAAAGACTTGTCCGCTTCGACGGGACAAAAATATGGACGGAAATTACCGCAATTCCAGTTACATATGACGGGGAAGTGGTCATTCAGGCAATACTCCGGGATGTCACTGTTCGAAAATACTATGAAGATCAGCTGACATACATGGCAACGTATGATCCGATGACAGGAGTTTTCAATAGAAGTTCATTCATCATGGATTTGGATCAAGCGATTGAACAAGCAAATGAATCAGGAGCGACCTTTGCTGTATTGTATATCGATATGGATAAATTTAAGGCGATTAATGATTCGCTTGGCCATGGCGTCGGAGATGAAATGCTGATCCAATTTGCAAAGCGACTGGAAGAAAACGTTCGTAGTATGGATCGGGTAGGTCGGGTCGGCGGTGATGAGTTTCTTATTTTATTATGGGACATCGCCAAGGAAAAAATAGAAGTGATCGTGAAAAGGATGCTGACCCATCTGAGCAAACCTTATTTGATTCAAGGTAATGAAATCCATTCGACGTCCAGCATTGGCATTGCCATGTATCCAGCGGATGGAAATGACTCGGCCACGTTGATTCACAACGCGGACCAAGCTCTCTATCGGGCCAAAGAAAAACGAAATCATTTTGAGTTTTATTAA
- the wrbA gene encoding NAD(P)H:quinone oxidoreductase codes for MSKVKLAVVFYSMGGTNFQLAKWAEEGAKETGADVRVVKVQELAPQSAIEGNEAWKSTVEATKDIPVATSEDIEWADAIIFSVPTRFGNMPSQMKQFLDTQGGLWANGKTINKVVSAMTSAQNPHGGQEATLLSLYTSMMHWGAVIATPGYTDPVIFGAGGNPYGTSVTVGQDGKMIEDVEGAVKHQAKRTVTVAEWIKKGNQ; via the coding sequence ATGTCAAAAGTAAAATTAGCAGTCGTTTTTTATAGCATGGGCGGAACCAACTTCCAATTAGCAAAATGGGCAGAAGAAGGCGCAAAAGAAACAGGTGCTGATGTTCGGGTAGTAAAAGTACAAGAATTGGCTCCGCAATCAGCCATTGAGGGAAATGAAGCTTGGAAATCAACTGTCGAAGCAACAAAAGATATTCCAGTTGCAACGTCAGAGGATATTGAATGGGCAGACGCAATCATCTTCAGTGTGCCAACCCGATTCGGAAATATGCCATCACAAATGAAGCAATTCCTTGATACGCAAGGCGGGCTATGGGCGAACGGCAAGACGATTAATAAAGTCGTAAGTGCGATGACTTCCGCGCAAAATCCGCATGGTGGTCAAGAAGCCACTCTTCTATCATTGTATACTTCCATGATGCACTGGGGTGCGGTTATTGCAACTCCGGGTTATACGGATCCTGTAATTTTTGGAGCAGGTGGAAACCCATATGGAACGAGTGTAACTGTCGGTCAAGACGGTAAAATGATTGAGGACGTGGAAGGTGCTGTGAAGCATCAGGCTAAACGGACAGTTACTGTTGCGGAATGGATTAAAAAAGGAAATCAATAA
- a CDS encoding DoxX family protein yields MVNKNEIGALLLRLVLGLVFLANGVTKFQGGIGNTAGWFESIGIPGFLAYAVGTIELVGGIALILGLGTRIVSMLLGIIMIGAIFTVNLSAGFLNGYVLDLVLLVLAVHLVLNGSKLYSLGQLLKGRGS; encoded by the coding sequence TTGGTGAATAAAAATGAAATTGGAGCTTTGTTACTTCGTCTTGTGCTAGGGCTAGTCTTTTTAGCAAATGGAGTTACTAAGTTTCAAGGTGGTATAGGGAACACAGCAGGCTGGTTTGAAAGTATAGGGATTCCGGGATTCCTTGCCTATGCAGTAGGCACGATTGAATTAGTAGGTGGGATTGCTCTTATCCTAGGTTTAGGGACCCGGATTGTATCCATGCTACTCGGTATTATTATGATTGGTGCAATCTTTACGGTAAATTTGTCAGCAGGATTTCTCAACGGTTATGTTCTCGACTTGGTGTTATTGGTCTTGGCCGTGCATCTGGTCTTGAATGGCAGTAAATTATATTCCCTTGGTCAGCTCCTAAAAGGTAGGGGCAGCTAA
- a CDS encoding FMN-dependent NADH-azoreductase, whose amino-acid sequence MNVLVVKANNRPASEAVSSKMYEAFMNTIEGVNVTTFDVFAEDMPYIGQELFDAFGKVQSGEEMTDIEQRLLAAKQKAMDALTAADVVVFAFPLWNLTIPARLQTFIDYVYQAGFTFKYDENGQAVQLMTDKKAIILNARGGIYSSAEAAPMEMAANYMKNVVGGVFGMEVTHEVIIEGHAAAPDQAEAIIAEGLKKVEAVAKELSAVTV is encoded by the coding sequence ATGAACGTTTTAGTAGTAAAAGCTAATAACCGACCAGCATCAGAAGCTGTATCAAGTAAAATGTACGAAGCTTTCATGAATACAATTGAAGGTGTCAATGTAACAACTTTCGATGTATTTGCGGAAGATATGCCATATATCGGACAAGAATTATTCGATGCTTTCGGTAAAGTACAATCGGGCGAAGAAATGACAGATATCGAACAGCGTCTTTTAGCTGCAAAACAAAAAGCAATGGATGCTTTGACAGCAGCAGACGTCGTTGTATTCGCCTTCCCATTATGGAACCTAACAATCCCAGCGAGATTACAAACATTTATTGATTATGTATACCAAGCTGGTTTCACATTCAAATATGATGAAAATGGACAAGCTGTCCAATTAATGACTGATAAAAAAGCCATTATTCTAAATGCCCGTGGCGGTATTTACTCTTCAGCGGAAGCAGCACCGATGGAAATGGCCGCTAACTATATGAAAAACGTTGTAGGTGGCGTATTCGGTATGGAAGTCACGCATGAAGTCATTATCGAAGGTCATGCAGCTGCACCAGATCAAGCAGAAGCGATTATCGCAGAAGGTCTAAAAAAAGTGGAAGCTGTTGCGAAAGAGTTATCCGCAGTAACGGTGTAA
- a CDS encoding cation-translocating P-type ATPase has translation MSAYYRQSAEEVMKLVDVTKQGLSDYDVETRQALYGYNELAEGKRTSTIAVFFGQFNDLLVIILLIAAFVSFLLGEVESTIVILLVVILNAILGTVQHAKAEQSLENLKALSSPTAKVMRNNQIIEIASEEIVVGDLLYLEAGDFISADGRVVESYNLHSNESSLTGESLAVAKHTTPLDKGHETIADQNNMVFAGSFVTNGRGFVAVTAIGMETEIGKIANLLDTAKEKKTPLQVSLDHFGEKLALGITMLCVAIFAIDLVRGRELVESFMFAVSLAVAAIPEALSSIVTIVLAFGTRKMAKENAIIRKLYAVESLGSVSVICSDKTGTLTENKMVVQQVYVDQKVIPHDQLQPEHPIEKKLLLQALLCNDALNRDEKEIGDPTEIALVKLGRQFHFDESIIRKHFPRIEEVPFDSDRKLMSTVNQFGQQTIMITKGAVDVLLSKIVKIDTSKGAIAITDEHRKKIEEANHHFSKNGLRVLAIAYKEVKKNWPIDASDERDLTFVGLLAMMDPPRKESQAAVESCIKAGIKPVMITGDHKITATAIAKQIGILQGPSEAIEGHEIEKLTDEQLREQVQDFSVYARVTPEHKIRIVNAWQEKGHVVAMTGDGVNDGPALKKADIGVAMGITGTEVAKDASSMVLTDDNFSTIVKAISNGRSIYTNIKNAILFLLSGNAGAIFVVLYATVFGLPVPFAPVHLLFINLLTDSLPAIAIGLEPHNPNAMKDKPRNIHMSLLNKPFTVRVILEGILIAISTIIAFRVGLSTGDPLTASTMAFATLCLARLVHGFNSRSRESIFAIGVFSNPYTWVAFVIGFLSLHLVLLLPSLTDMFKVAPLSSSQFVLIYSLSIMPFLVIQWYKLLFVRSK, from the coding sequence ATGTCAGCCTATTATCGACAATCCGCAGAGGAAGTCATGAAGTTGGTGGACGTGACAAAACAAGGCTTGTCTGATTACGACGTCGAAACGCGACAAGCCCTCTATGGTTATAATGAATTGGCGGAAGGAAAAAGGACAAGTACCATCGCCGTTTTCTTTGGCCAGTTCAACGATTTATTAGTCATTATTTTACTGATTGCCGCTTTTGTTTCATTTCTGTTAGGGGAAGTCGAAAGTACGATTGTGATCTTGCTTGTTGTAATATTAAACGCCATCTTGGGTACTGTTCAGCATGCGAAGGCAGAACAATCTTTGGAGAATTTGAAAGCTTTGTCCTCTCCTACCGCAAAAGTGATGCGAAACAATCAAATTATCGAGATTGCTTCCGAAGAGATCGTAGTTGGCGATCTTCTCTATTTGGAGGCCGGTGATTTTATTAGTGCCGATGGACGAGTCGTGGAAAGCTATAATCTGCATAGTAATGAAAGTTCGCTAACCGGCGAATCACTGGCAGTCGCCAAACATACTACGCCTCTCGATAAAGGGCATGAAACGATTGCCGACCAAAACAACATGGTGTTCGCCGGAAGCTTTGTCACCAATGGACGCGGATTTGTGGCCGTGACCGCGATTGGAATGGAAACGGAAATTGGAAAAATCGCAAACTTGTTGGACACGGCAAAAGAGAAGAAAACTCCCCTACAAGTGAGCCTCGATCATTTTGGAGAAAAATTAGCTCTTGGGATTACGATGCTCTGTGTTGCCATTTTCGCAATTGATCTAGTTCGGGGACGTGAATTAGTCGAGTCGTTCATGTTTGCCGTTTCGCTCGCAGTGGCTGCCATTCCAGAAGCATTGAGCTCGATTGTCACCATTGTGCTGGCGTTCGGGACCCGAAAAATGGCGAAGGAAAACGCGATTATCCGAAAGCTCTATGCTGTCGAAAGTCTCGGTAGTGTATCGGTCATTTGCTCGGATAAAACAGGAACCTTGACTGAGAATAAAATGGTTGTTCAACAAGTGTATGTAGACCAAAAAGTTATCCCCCATGATCAGCTGCAACCGGAACATCCCATTGAAAAAAAATTACTCTTACAAGCACTATTATGCAATGACGCCCTGAATCGCGATGAAAAAGAAATCGGCGATCCTACCGAAATAGCACTCGTAAAATTAGGGAGACAGTTCCATTTTGACGAATCCATTATCAGGAAGCACTTCCCAAGAATCGAGGAAGTTCCTTTTGATTCAGACAGAAAACTTATGAGTACTGTAAATCAATTCGGGCAGCAAACTATCATGATTACGAAGGGAGCCGTTGACGTTCTCCTCTCCAAGATTGTGAAGATCGATACTTCCAAAGGAGCCATAGCGATAACGGATGAACATCGAAAAAAAATCGAAGAGGCCAATCACCACTTCTCAAAGAATGGGTTACGCGTACTAGCCATTGCTTATAAAGAAGTAAAGAAAAATTGGCCAATCGATGCCAGCGATGAAAGAGATCTCACATTTGTAGGCTTACTTGCGATGATGGACCCTCCGAGAAAAGAGTCGCAAGCGGCGGTTGAAAGCTGCATAAAAGCGGGAATTAAACCCGTCATGATCACAGGTGACCATAAAATAACGGCAACGGCCATCGCCAAACAAATCGGTATTTTACAAGGTCCATCGGAGGCAATTGAAGGACATGAAATTGAAAAGTTAACTGACGAGCAACTACGAGAGCAAGTGCAAGACTTCTCCGTCTACGCCCGCGTCACACCTGAGCATAAAATTCGGATTGTGAATGCTTGGCAGGAAAAAGGACATGTTGTGGCAATGACGGGAGATGGCGTGAATGACGGTCCAGCCTTGAAAAAAGCCGATATCGGCGTCGCGATGGGAATCACCGGCACCGAGGTAGCGAAAGACGCTTCCTCCATGGTGTTAACGGATGATAATTTTTCAACGATTGTCAAAGCAATTTCGAATGGACGAAGCATCTATACAAATATTAAAAACGCTATTCTCTTTTTACTATCCGGAAATGCGGGGGCTATCTTCGTTGTGTTATATGCGACAGTATTCGGGCTGCCCGTTCCCTTCGCGCCTGTGCATCTCTTATTCATTAACTTACTGACCGACAGTCTGCCCGCGATTGCCATCGGATTAGAGCCGCATAATCCGAACGCAATGAAGGACAAGCCGAGGAATATACACATGTCTTTATTGAATAAACCATTCACGGTTCGAGTCATCCTGGAAGGAATCTTAATTGCAATATCCACGATTATCGCTTTTCGTGTCGGCCTGTCAACGGGAGATCCGCTCACCGCAAGCACAATGGCGTTTGCGACTTTATGTTTGGCGAGACTCGTTCATGGGTTCAACTCCAGATCCAGAGAGTCCATCTTCGCAATCGGTGTCTTTTCAAATCCCTATACATGGGTCGCATTTGTTATCGGTTTTCTAAGTCTACATCTCGTCTTACTGCTCCCATCGCTTACAGATATGTTCAAAGTCGCACCATTAAGCAGCTCGCAATTCGTGCTCATTTACAGCTTGTCCATCATGCCGTTCCTCGTGATTCAGTGGTATAAACTGTTGTTTGTAAGAAGCAAATAA
- a CDS encoding SMI1/KNR4 family protein, producing MNTIEKKVEQFHIKRQYSTETMKAIRDIEKDLGAALPVDYTDFLLQFSPFTFDEKEAVIYPDSLPTEETPISFHFYSTNNDQHNLMVLYNRYRGRMPEEIIPIAECPGGDQLCIGIANKAGGKIYFWKHDMEKTTVASIHDLWEPLHLLYPSFYDFVMAWEESKEEAFEAPVIEEIKITDKFLARLKKND from the coding sequence TTGAACACTATTGAAAAAAAGGTGGAGCAGTTTCATATAAAACGCCAATACAGCACTGAAACTATGAAGGCTATCCGCGATATAGAGAAGGATTTAGGGGCTGCATTGCCTGTGGACTACACAGATTTTCTTCTACAGTTCTCTCCCTTTACCTTTGATGAGAAAGAAGCGGTTATTTATCCTGATAGCCTGCCAACAGAGGAAACTCCAATTTCTTTTCATTTTTATAGTACAAACAACGATCAACACAATCTGATGGTCCTCTACAATCGGTATAGAGGACGGATGCCCGAAGAAATAATTCCGATAGCCGAATGTCCGGGCGGCGACCAATTATGTATTGGCATTGCAAACAAAGCAGGCGGCAAAATCTATTTTTGGAAACATGATATGGAAAAAACAACCGTCGCCTCAATACATGACTTGTGGGAGCCGCTGCACTTACTCTATCCCTCTTTTTATGATTTTGTCATGGCATGGGAGGAGTCGAAAGAAGAAGCTTTCGAAGCTCCCGTTATTGAAGAGATCAAAATAACTGATAAATTCCTGGCACGATTGAAAAAGAATGATTGA
- a CDS encoding EcsC family protein, with the protein MEELKKVEKWEKDQSDLWFWEKLGRLPFKIIDKWTPDFIQRKIGVLLDELGQYIQTGGGYLSSVSKVSSYYPDLDVSTLETVEKLPISTMDTAVEQITGNRKKLATLQGASTGVGGVFTLTIDIPLLLGLQLKTLQDIAICYGYDPNRKEERLFIIKCLQFVSADIIGKQTILAQLSRFDSPDEASKREILSELQGWREVFFSYRDQIGWKKFFQMIPIAGLVFGAFINRSAVNDIAEAGKMLYRKRRILERLAVQEE; encoded by the coding sequence ATGGAGGAACTTAAAAAAGTAGAAAAGTGGGAGAAAGACCAGAGTGATTTATGGTTTTGGGAAAAGTTAGGACGCTTGCCGTTTAAAATAATTGATAAATGGACGCCTGATTTCATTCAACGTAAAATCGGCGTTCTCTTGGACGAACTTGGCCAGTACATTCAAACAGGGGGGGGCTATTTGAGCTCCGTTTCTAAAGTTTCCTCTTACTACCCTGACCTGGACGTCAGCACGTTGGAAACTGTAGAAAAGCTTCCGATTTCTACAATGGATACCGCCGTTGAACAAATTACAGGCAACCGTAAAAAGCTGGCAACGCTACAAGGTGCGAGTACTGGGGTGGGCGGTGTTTTCACTTTAACGATCGACATTCCACTATTGCTTGGTTTGCAATTGAAAACTTTGCAGGACATCGCGATTTGTTATGGCTATGACCCCAACAGGAAAGAAGAACGTTTATTTATCATAAAATGCCTGCAATTTGTTTCTGCCGACATTATAGGCAAACAGACCATTTTGGCTCAATTATCCCGATTCGATTCACCTGACGAGGCGTCCAAGCGTGAAATCCTATCGGAACTACAGGGCTGGCGTGAAGTCTTTTTTTCCTATCGGGATCAAATTGGTTGGAAAAAGTTCTTTCAAATGATCCCGATTGCCGGTCTCGTGTTCGGCGCCTTTATTAACCGTTCCGCGGTTAATGATATTGCAGAAGCAGGAAAAATGCTTTACCGGAAAAGAAGGATTCTGGAAAGGCTGGCTGTTCAGGAAGAATAA
- a CDS encoding protein kinase domain-containing protein, whose translation MPNNWTYRLFYFECIGGHILPTYQALAQTVIINKENRLIHYDDSLQHVGTGRSAFVFRIKSTMKAIKVYFPAFAYLAKEETEIYEKLQDIAYYPTVYDSGSNYIVMDYIEGDTLFDCMSRGKVVTPAHMKTIDEALSLAVARNLNPSDIHLRNIFITYAGEIKIIDVARFRQTKECRQWQNLKKAYSTFYSKRLFPKKIPAPCLNIIAVLYKKGCIPLYRA comes from the coding sequence ATGCCCAATAATTGGACATATCGCCTTTTTTATTTCGAATGTATTGGAGGCCACATTTTGCCAACCTATCAAGCACTTGCACAAACAGTTATCATAAACAAGGAAAACCGATTAATTCATTATGATGATTCGTTACAGCATGTTGGAACAGGAAGAAGTGCATTTGTGTTTCGGATAAAATCTACAATGAAAGCCATAAAAGTCTATTTCCCTGCGTTTGCGTATCTTGCCAAAGAGGAAACCGAAATTTATGAAAAACTTCAGGACATTGCGTATTATCCAACGGTGTATGACTCGGGGTCGAATTATATTGTGATGGATTATATTGAGGGGGATACGCTTTTTGACTGCATGTCACGGGGAAAAGTCGTCACGCCTGCACATATGAAAACAATCGATGAAGCTCTATCCTTAGCCGTTGCAAGGAATCTGAATCCATCTGACATTCACTTACGTAATATATTTATCACGTACGCAGGTGAGATAAAAATCATTGACGTCGCTCGTTTTAGACAAACGAAGGAATGTAGGCAATGGCAAAATTTAAAGAAAGCGTACAGCACATTTTACAGCAAACGTTTATTTCCAAAGAAGATTCCGGCTCCATGCCTGAATATTATCGCGGTCCTTTATAAAAAAGGCTGTATACCACTATATCGAGCATAA
- the yiaA gene encoding inner membrane protein YiaA: MANDIEDLLDKETRNAPKVKVERKPGEPTSAFKGAALAALVIGVGAYLIGLFNASMELNEKGYYFAILVFGLYSSVSLQKAVRDKDEGIPVTNIYYGISWFALIISILLMAIGLYNAGSIVLSEKGFYGMAFVLSIFAAITVQKNVRDTQKAREMD, encoded by the coding sequence ATGGCTAATGATATCGAAGATTTATTGGATAAGGAAACACGAAATGCTCCGAAAGTGAAGGTAGAAAGGAAACCTGGCGAACCCACTTCAGCGTTCAAAGGAGCTGCATTGGCAGCGCTGGTGATCGGGGTGGGGGCGTACTTGATCGGCTTGTTTAATGCCTCCATGGAACTGAATGAAAAAGGATATTATTTTGCTATTTTAGTATTCGGCCTCTATTCATCGGTTTCTCTGCAAAAAGCAGTCCGAGATAAAGATGAAGGGATACCCGTGACGAACATTTATTATGGAATCAGCTGGTTTGCACTAATTATTTCGATTTTATTGATGGCTATCGGCTTATACAACGCAGGAAGTATCGTGCTGAGTGAAAAAGGGTTTTATGGAATGGCGTTCGTTCTGAGCATCTTCGCGGCGATCACCGTGCAGAAGAATGTCCGGGATACGCAGAAGGCTAGGGAGATGGATTAA
- a CDS encoding DsbA family protein: MSKKLFWIIGLVAVCVIGIIVLTDVSKKSVTLDYDGQPFLGEVSAPVEIVEFGDYKCPSCKDFNENLFPIIYEELVETGKAKFYFMNYSFIAADSTTAAQFAEVVYQELGNEKFWDFHNLLFANQTTVPHYTVEFLQAIVAKIASQEETEKVLAAYQNREGEAAWEKDMKTANSLGISSTPTILIGGKEFKGRTMNDFTKMVEEAATSGQ; this comes from the coding sequence TTGTCTAAGAAATTGTTTTGGATTATCGGTTTAGTAGCTGTATGTGTCATTGGGATTATTGTGTTAACGGATGTTAGCAAAAAGTCGGTTACCCTCGATTATGATGGTCAACCATTTTTAGGTGAAGTTTCGGCGCCCGTTGAAATTGTCGAATTTGGCGATTATAAATGCCCAAGCTGTAAAGATTTTAATGAAAATCTTTTCCCGATTATTTATGAAGAATTAGTGGAAACAGGGAAAGCAAAATTTTATTTTATGAATTATTCATTTATAGCGGCGGATTCAACGACAGCGGCCCAATTTGCAGAGGTTGTTTATCAGGAACTCGGCAATGAAAAGTTTTGGGACTTTCATAATTTGCTGTTTGCCAATCAAACAACAGTCCCCCATTACACCGTTGAATTTTTGCAAGCCATTGTTGCAAAAATAGCAAGTCAGGAAGAGACGGAAAAAGTGCTTGCTGCTTATCAAAATCGTGAAGGGGAAGCGGCTTGGGAGAAGGATATGAAAACGGCAAATAGCCTGGGGATATCTTCGACACCAACAATCCTTATCGGCGGGAAAGAATTTAAGGGACGTACGATGAATGACTTTACTAAAATGGTGGAAGAGGCGGCGACCAGTGGTCAATAA
- a CDS encoding M56 family metallopeptidase, whose translation MSKRQSSFMLIVSLLISGVVFLQMGLYLISILAGWNVRFNLVEVCHSWIKAFGLSSLEYVLDGFVVYTLLFAIWKIGLHWFHAARMKKRFELYKENALTIAMNQTYNSGKKEIIVISYPAPVAITVGLSRPKIVVSTGLMSLLNDDELTAVVYHEMYHKESRDPLKIYLLSLCSSTLWYIPILKWCHQKYRIVNELLADGFAIEKQATSVNLGSALLKMLKVGKQETMPFAYASFADTSVNYRIDYIVNPFMDIQLKLPRRVVFLSAMIFSLICALFIYALA comes from the coding sequence ATTTCGATTTTAGCGGGTTGGAACGTCCGATTTAATCTCGTTGAAGTTTGTCACAGTTGGATTAAAGCATTCGGTTTATCCTCACTTGAATATGTGCTCGATGGGTTTGTCGTTTACACGTTGTTGTTTGCGATATGGAAAATAGGATTGCATTGGTTTCATGCCGCGCGGATGAAAAAACGATTTGAGCTATATAAAGAGAATGCGCTCACAATCGCTATGAATCAGACCTACAACAGCGGCAAAAAAGAAATCATAGTCATCTCATATCCTGCCCCAGTTGCGATCACTGTGGGATTAAGTCGACCTAAAATCGTCGTTTCCACAGGTTTGATGAGTCTCCTAAACGATGACGAATTAACGGCAGTTGTGTATCACGAGATGTATCATAAGGAAAGTCGCGATCCATTAAAAATCTATTTGCTCTCTCTCTGCTCTTCGACATTGTGGTATATTCCGATTTTAAAATGGTGTCATCAAAAATATAGAATCGTGAATGAACTGCTAGCAGATGGGTTTGCTATTGAAAAACAAGCGACATCAGTAAACTTAGGAAGCGCACTTTTAAAAATGCTGAAAGTAGGCAAGCAGGAAACAATGCCTTTTGCCTATGCGTCATTTGCGGATACCTCCGTTAATTATCGGATTGATTATATTGTGAATCCGTTCATGGATATTCAATTAAAGCTTCCGCGGAGAGTAGTATTCCTATCAGCAATGATTTTTAGTCTGATCTGTGCACTCTTTATTTACGCGCTTGCGTAA